In Gopherus flavomarginatus isolate rGopFla2 chromosome 5, rGopFla2.mat.asm, whole genome shotgun sequence, one DNA window encodes the following:
- the LOC127051360 gene encoding uncharacterized protein LOC127051360 → MRYLGVTPPPIRGPRWTLQSGGRRRGRRKLRVRVLGWEGDTPESQEACSQELFSSQEEGSQSQQLVLGEGQAEERVPVTLSSQLPMLAAQRLQNLWKKPQKSKDDLLQTVMNHSARENRKTAGLEGKGKQDPPEKRSGQEEKHKAADKHPGAPSGLYPGACSHAGRALPCRPPHPVPKLFPLCPNVSSKPPSPASRFLPPPAASNTCTFTNQP, encoded by the exons atgcgatacttgggggtgaccccaccgccaatccgaggaccacgatggacacttcagagcggggggaggaggagggggaggaggaaactgagagtgagggtactggggtgggagggagacaccccggagtcccaggaggcatgcagccaggagctcttctcaagccaggaggaaggtagccagtcacagcagctggttcttggtgaaggacaagcagaggagcgggttcccg tgaccttgagttctcagctgcccatgttagcagctcaaagactccaaaacctgtggaagaagccgcaaaaaagcaaagacgacctgctgcaaacagttatgaaTCACTCTGCCAGGGAGAATagaaaaactgcaggactggagggaaagggaaagcaggatccgccagagaaacgcagcggccaggaagaaaagcacaaagcagctgataagcatcctggtgcgccaagtggactctatccaggcgcttgtAGCCacgcaggcagagcactaccgtgccggcctccccaccctgtcccaaagctctttcccttgtgcccaaatgtcagctccaaacccccttccccagcatccaggttcttacctccaccagctgcctccaacacctgtacgttcaccaaccagccctga